The following proteins are co-located in the Paenibacillus sp. JNUCC32 genome:
- a CDS encoding DinB family protein has protein sequence MKREAESTRALLEKLPEDNFSWRPHPISMSLGQLALHIAGVPGGLAILLDDSVSEVPVVPLPEPTNRQELLDALENSMSLAETKLRAWGEDGLRDTWRLVSKGETVLEAPRIDMARTLMFNHVYHHRGQLTVYLRLLGIPVPGMYGPSADES, from the coding sequence TTGAAAAGGGAAGCCGAATCGACACGGGCGCTTCTCGAAAAGCTCCCGGAAGACAATTTTTCTTGGAGACCGCATCCGATATCGATGTCTTTGGGGCAGCTTGCCCTGCATATTGCCGGAGTACCCGGAGGGCTGGCTATATTGTTGGATGATTCGGTCAGCGAGGTTCCGGTTGTACCATTGCCCGAGCCGACTAACCGGCAAGAATTGCTTGATGCACTGGAAAATAGCATGTCACTCGCCGAGACCAAGCTTCGGGCATGGGGAGAAGACGGTCTAAGAGATACCTGGAGGCTCGTCAGCAAGGGGGAGACCGTTTTGGAAGCGCCTCGGATCGACATGGCGCGCACGCTGATGTTCAACCACGTTTATCATCATCGGGGCCAGTTGACGGTCTATCTCCGCCTGCTCGGCATACCGGTACCGGGGATGTATGGCCCGAGCGCGGACGAATCATAA
- a CDS encoding helix-turn-helix transcriptional regulator produces MKKVERINTIMRYINNRAHFTISEIMREFNISRSTAIRDIREIEAMGMPLVAEVGRDGGYFVMNNSVLPTVRFTDTEIKALFIAFMATRNQQLPYLKSRHSLAEKLLGLISENQQDDLVLLNQILLFEGTNPHNPDLLDLSDLPHPMLEKLIQLLLLDNYLLVSIQEEKELKSYPIYLLHLYREKSLWLIEGFDLAEEKRRIIPVDNLSDIERFHTKKRVGKKKILEQLSKQEELINLVLDLGPKAIAQFKKYHPVKFSIAYTNPYQTTAVLKAFIDVNKVEELTEITNWLLFLGGDIKVREIPEQVVESLKERFSLYCP; encoded by the coding sequence CGCTCGACGGCGATTCGAGATATTCGAGAAATCGAAGCCATGGGGATGCCGCTTGTCGCTGAAGTTGGGAGGGATGGGGGGTATTTTGTCATGAACAACTCCGTCCTGCCCACGGTCCGCTTTACCGACACTGAAATCAAAGCTTTGTTTATCGCCTTTATGGCCACTCGAAATCAACAGCTCCCTTATCTAAAGAGTCGCCATTCTTTGGCTGAAAAATTACTCGGCCTCATCTCGGAGAACCAACAAGACGATCTTGTTCTACTAAATCAAATATTGCTGTTTGAAGGAACCAATCCTCATAATCCCGACTTGCTTGATCTGTCCGACCTGCCCCATCCGATGTTAGAAAAACTCATCCAACTCCTTCTGCTGGACAACTATTTATTGGTTTCCATCCAGGAAGAGAAGGAATTAAAATCTTATCCCATTTATCTCCTGCACCTTTATCGTGAAAAAAGCTTATGGTTAATTGAAGGCTTTGACTTAGCGGAAGAAAAGAGACGGATTATTCCTGTCGACAATCTTTCTGACATAGAACGATTCCATACGAAAAAAAGAGTTGGCAAGAAAAAGATTTTAGAGCAGCTGAGTAAACAGGAAGAGCTCATCAACCTTGTCCTTGATCTTGGTCCAAAGGCGATTGCCCAGTTCAAAAAGTACCATCCTGTAAAGTTTTCCATTGCATATACGAATCCTTACCAAACCACAGCCGTTCTTAAGGCTTTTATCGATGTGAACAAGGTGGAAGAATTGACCGAAATCACGAATTGGCTGCTATTTCTAGGTGGGGATATCAAGGTTAGGGAGATACCCGAACAAGTCGTAGAAAGTTTGAAAGAAAGATTCAGCTTGTACTGCCCATAA